One uncultured Desulfovibrio sp. genomic window, TTGCATTAGTGTTTCTTGTAACTGAACGTTGCATCATACGTTGAAATGTAAAGACAGTTCGTAGTGATTATTATTGTAACAATAAAGGAACAACTATGAACTGCCATATTATTCCACTCTTTCTTGTAATTTTTCTTTTGACAAATAGCCTGTGTTTTGCAGTTGAACCAGACAAATCCGACAACACACAAGCGGAAAAGAGCACTTTTGTACTCTATTATGAGAATGATTCATTTTACCACCACGATGGGTACTATACCAATGCTGTTAAGTTTAGAGTTATATCTAAGCCATTAAATACGCTTACAAAAAATGGAATTTTCCCGGATAATTTTGACTCGGTAATGGAAAAATTTGAAAAGACACAAACTAAGCAAGTTACACAATACAATATTTCAGCAGGGGCAGGACAGTCCATTTATACGCCAGAAGATACTACGATTCGCGATCTTCAAGAAGATGATCGCCCGTACGCAGGGTATCTTTACAGTTTCCTGGCCCTGCACGCCAAGCAGACGCAGATGATGGACACTTTTGAGCTTACAGCGGGCGTGGTGGGGCCAAGCGCCCTGGCGGAATATGCGCAAAATGGCGTCCACCGGTTGCGCGGGTTTGAAACCGCCAAGGGCTGGGACAACCAACTGCATGATGAGCCTGCCATGACCCTTTCCTGGGGCAGAAACTACCGCCTCAACAAACAAAGTATTTGGTCGGGATTAAGCTGGGATGTTTTACCGTACCACACACTCACAGCTGGCAACGTGCTGACGCAGGCAACTGCGGGTTCGGAACTGCGCCTTGGCTGGAACCTGCCCCCATCCTTCACCACTTCACAAATTCATCCCAGTTCGAGCATTGGTGCGCCAACCCCCGAAGACATGGGGGGACGACAATCCAAGGATTGGGGTTTTTATATTTTCGCTGGTGCTGAAGGCCGCGCTGTTGCCCACAATATTTTTCTGGATGGCAACACCTGGGGTGACAGTCATCGCGTGGCCAAAGACCCCTTTGTGGGGGAAGCAAGTTTTGGAGCAGCCGTAACCATAAACAGCCTGCAAATTGCCTACAGACACGTTTATCTGACTGAAGAATTCAAAAAGCAGAAGGAGGCACAAAACTTTGGTTCCATTACTCTTGTTTTACCTTTTTAGTGCGTCAAATGTGGTATGAATTGATATTCGCCAACATGGCAATGGTCGATCTGAATAAGGAGAGCATGATGCATGATATCAATAAGGAAATTATAATGGTCAAAATGACGTACTGGTTTATGTTTTGTGTGGCAGCAATGGTCGTCATAATGGTTATATGGGCCTTTCCTGGCAATGCACATGCAGCGAACACTGAAAAACAGGGCAGTGCGCCCGTTATTACGTTGAAGATGTGGGATTCTTCATCAGAGCTTGAGCAATACGCTTTTCTTGCAGGCATTGTGAGCGTGTTTGAGCTCGAAAAGGAATGGCAGGGTCAAAAAGGCATTCTGCCGTTGCGGCAGAGCATGGTCGGCAGCTGGTGCACCGGGCTGGACGGTATGAGCCTCACACAGATTCGCAGTGCCGTTAACAGCTACAGCATGAATAATCCCAGCAAGCAGGACAGACTTGTTCTTGATGTGTTGTGGAGTGAGTTGGTGCAGCCCAAGCTTAAAGCTTCAATGCCTGGTTCTGGAAGTGACACTTCCACGAGGCTTGAGCAAACCATGGGAAGCCACAAGAAACAAAAAACTCAGCCTGCATATTAATTAGCTATGGAGAATCATGATGAAACAACTACTTGCCCCAACCATTGCAATTTTTCTTCTGTTTGCTGGTCCCGTGGCGTGCACAAATATGAGTAAAACCCAACAAGGCGGCCTGTCGGGAGCAGCACTGGGCGCTGGCGCAGGAGCTGGCATAGGCGCGCTGACGGGAGGAAACTGGGCTGTCGGAGCCGCGGTTGGCGGAGCCCTGGGTGGCTTGGCAGGGGGACTATACGGTAATTCGCAGGACAACAAAAACCGTTAAGCACACCCCTTGGACACATTAAGCAGTTTGGCAGGCAGATTATGACAAATGGCCTGTCAAACCGCTTGTGGTGGAGGGGAGATATGTGTTGCTTTGCACTCAGCAGTTTCTGATTCTTCTAGGTTTTATCAGGGGCTTTTGGTGGAAAAGGCAATAGGCGGTCGGTTTCTGCTTTGACAACCGCGTAGCATTCACAACACAGCTCTTCAAGCTTTGGGCGGTCCAGCACTGTAATCTGCCCCCGGCGGTATTCAATGACCCCCAGTCGCTGCAACTTGCCTGCGGCTTCGGTAACTCCCTCGCGGCGAACCCCCAGCATGTTGGCGATCAGCTCCTGCGTCATGCTCAACTGATTGCTCGGCAGGCGATCGAGTGAGAGCAAAAGCCAACGGCAGAGCTGCTGGTCTATGGAATGATGTCGGTTGCATACGGCTGTCTGGGCCATCTGCGTAATTAATGCCTGAACATAGCGCAGCATCAGTTGTAGCATTGCAACGTGACGACTAACAGCATCTTTAAAATGCTTGTCGCTCAGGCGGTATGCCTGGCCAGCGCTTTGTACCAAAGCTCTGCTGGAGGTACTTTCTCCTCCCATGAACAGTGAGATGCCAATGATGCCTTCGTTGCCAACTACGGAAATTTCCGCTGAAGCGCCGTTTTCCATCACATATAATAGCGAGATAATGCAGTCTATTGGAAAATAGACATGGCGCATGACATCGCCGGATTCGTATAAAACTTTGCCAAGCGGCATTGACACCAACTCCAGCTGAGGGAGCAACATGTCATAAATATGGGTGGGTAATGCTGCAAGAAGGCGGTTTTGGTCTGGGGCAGGATCTTTAAGCATCTTGGTATCCTCAAAAGTTATGATAAAATATTATATATTTCATATTTTGTTCGAGCAATCGTTTTAAAGGTACAATAATAAGTTGGTAATGTATGTGCTCTACCGCACACGCGTATCTGATTTTTAATGACGCTTCTGCTCATGAAGCAATTAACATCAAACACAGAGGTGCATATGCTTGAAATGATTGCTGTTGTCCTTGTCATATTGTGGTTATTGGGAATAATTACATCCTATTCATTGGGTGGCTTTATCCACATACTTTTGGTCATTGCGGTTGTCGTTATCGTAATCAGATTTTTGCAGGGCCGACGGCTCTAGAAGTGGTTTCACTTCTTTCCGCTAGATACAGGTCAGATTCTTCTCACGGAATTTTTCCTGTGTCCGCCAGCCAATGAACTGTTGCCCACCGCTCTGAGAGTAATGCTTATCCTAAGCGGATGCACTGCTCCCTTGGCCGACCTTTAACGGACAGATGGCATGGCGACGCATTATCAAACTCGTCATGTATTTTGATGCCCCCGCAACAAAAATGCGGCGCTTACGGCATATATTCACCGCAATTTTTGCGGTGAATATATGCCGAAGAAATGCGGTGATTCTGCGCTATATTCACGAAAGGCGGCCGGACTGACCATCATTTCAGTGGGCCATTGCAAAGCTGGCGGAACAGCTTGCCGCCATGCGCCACAAGCCGGGTCTGCTCCAAGGGGGGATGCAAGCCCTTGGCTTCTCCTCGCGCTGAGGCTGGCTTGGAGATTTTGCCCCTGGATGCGGTGAAGTCGAGCGTAATTGAAGGGGAATCCCGTGACGTGGCACAGGTGCGCTCTTCACTGGCTCGAAGGCTTGGAATTGACATCGGCGGCCTGATGCCCTGAGCAGAAACGCGGAAGCCGTTGTTGAAATGATGCTGGGCGCAAACGCCAGCGAGCTATCATCAACCGCCTGTTAACCGGATTCGAGGGAAAACTGACCAGCGGCAAATACGCAAAACTGGCGAAATGTTCGCCGGATACGGCCTTGCGGGATATTCGGGAATTGATCGGATAAGACATTTTGCGACAAGGCGAGAGCGGCGGGCGCAGCACGAGCTATACCTTGGTGAAGAAAGCTGCCAATCAATAAGGCTCCAAATTACGGGGAAAACGCCCAAAACGAAAAAAGCTCCTACGATTTCTCGTAAGAGCTTGCTTTCTTAATTGGCGTCCCCAAGGGGATTTGAACCCCTGTCGACGGCGTGAAAGGCCGTTGTCCTGGGCCGGCTAGACGATGGGGACGCGCTGTGAAGGGTGTATTTACGGCAATAGGGGGCAGGTGTCAAGCGACTTTTTAAAATTGGCATAAAATTCAGCGGTCAGGAGCTTCGCGATGGCCAGATCAAGAGCTGGGGTTTCCTAATCCTGTCGCGCCGCTAAATCAGTTAGGCCGCTATCCCTTCCCCCACAAAGTCCGTTCTCCCACTACCCCACTGCAACCTAAGCTGGCCCAGCCCCCAACCCGCGCAAGTGCCCTCCCCCCGGCAGCCCTTTCTTGCGGCTAGTAACCCGCTGACGGATTGCATGTTTGCCCCGGCCTGAGGTATAAGCACGGCATGCAAAAATCCAGCAATACATCTCCCCGTCCCGGCACCGTGTCGCGCTCTCCCGCCAACGCAGACAGCCACCGCGAAGAGCAGCTGCGCCTTTTGTTGGATCTTTCCAATGTGGTCAACTCCGCCACGGATGTGGGGGTTGCCCTGAACAAGGCGCTCCAGCTCATGGCAGAGCATCTGCACATGATGCGCGGCGCGATCACGCTTATTTCGCCCAACAGCGGCGAAATCCGCATCGAGGCTGCCTACGGCCTCAAACCCGCCGAGGCCCGCCGGGGCCGCTACGTGCGCGGCGAGGGCATCACCGGACGCGTGATCGAAACCGGGCGCTCCATGTACATATCTAATGTATCTGAAGAGCCCCTTTTTCTGAACCGCACCCGCTCTCGCGATCTGGGAAAGGAGGGCATTTCCTTCATCTGCGTGCCTATCTGCCTTAACGACCAGGTTGTGGGCGCGCTGTCGGTTGACCATCTGCTCGTGGACGATGCCACGCTTGAAGACGAAATGCGCCTGCTCACCATTATATCAACCCTGCTTGGGCATGCCGCCCTCGAATCGCAGGGCCGCATGGATGAAGAAGCTTCCTCGCCCCTGAGGCCGCGCGGCTTTGTGGGCAATTCCGAAGTGATGCAAAAGGTCTACGCGCAGATTGCGCAGGTTGCCCCGTCCGGCACCACAGTTTTTCTACAGGGCGAATCCGGCACGGGCAAAGAACTTGCTGCGCGCTCCATCCATTCGGGCAGCACACGCGCCAACAAGCCCTTTATTTCGCTCAACTGCGCCGCATTGCCAGAAAACCTCATTGAAAGCGAACTGTTCGGCCATGAGCGCGGAGCCTTTACCGGCGCAAACGCCACACGCAAGGGGCGCTTTGAGCTTGCCAACGGCGGCACGCTGTTTTTGGATGAGGTGGGCGAGCTTTCGCTCATGACCCAGGCAAAATTGCTGCGCGTGTTGCAGGAAAGGGCCTTTGAGCGTCTTGGCGGCATGGAAACGCATTATGTTGATGTGCGCTTTATCACCGCCACCAACCGCGATCTGGAAAAAATGGTTGAGGAAGAAACCTTCCGCCGCGATCTGTTCTACCGCCTCAATGTCTTCCCCATTTTCCTGCCGCCCCTGAGTTTCCGGCCAGAGGACATTCTGCCGCTGGCAAACCACTTTATCAAAAAATACGCGCTGGCCAACGGGCGCAATAATGTGCGCCTCTCCCTTTCTGTTATGGATATGCTGCAACGCTATACTTGGCCGGGCAACATCCGCGAACTTGAAAACGTCATGGAGCGCGCCGTGCTGCTGCTGGGCCGCGAAGGCCTTGTTCTGCCCCAGCACTTGCCCCCTGCCCTGCACGGCAGCCGCGCCGCCGCCAGTTCCGGCCTCACGCCCGGGCTGATCCGGCAGGGGCTTTCCGGCAGTTTGCAGGAACAGCTGGACGAACTGGAACGCGCATCAATCACCGAAGCGCTTGAGTTCA contains:
- a CDS encoding lipid A deacylase LpxR family protein; this translates as MNCHIIPLFLVIFLLTNSLCFAVEPDKSDNTQAEKSTFVLYYENDSFYHHDGYYTNAVKFRVISKPLNTLTKNGIFPDNFDSVMEKFEKTQTKQVTQYNISAGAGQSIYTPEDTTIRDLQEDDRPYAGYLYSFLALHAKQTQMMDTFELTAGVVGPSALAEYAQNGVHRLRGFETAKGWDNQLHDEPAMTLSWGRNYRLNKQSIWSGLSWDVLPYHTLTAGNVLTQATAGSELRLGWNLPPSFTTSQIHPSSSIGAPTPEDMGGRQSKDWGFYIFAGAEGRAVAHNIFLDGNTWGDSHRVAKDPFVGEASFGAAVTINSLQIAYRHVYLTEEFKKQKEAQNFGSITLVLPF
- a CDS encoding glycine zipper domain-containing protein; the encoded protein is MSKTQQGGLSGAALGAGAGAGIGALTGGNWAVGAAVGGALGGLAGGLYGNSQDNKNR
- a CDS encoding Crp/Fnr family transcriptional regulator gives rise to the protein MLKDPAPDQNRLLAALPTHIYDMLLPQLELVSMPLGKVLYESGDVMRHVYFPIDCIISLLYVMENGASAEISVVGNEGIIGISLFMGGESTSSRALVQSAGQAYRLSDKHFKDAVSRHVAMLQLMLRYVQALITQMAQTAVCNRHHSIDQQLCRWLLLSLDRLPSNQLSMTQELIANMLGVRREGVTEAAGKLQRLGVIEYRRGQITVLDRPKLEELCCECYAVVKAETDRLLPFPPKAPDKT
- a CDS encoding lmo0937 family membrane protein yields the protein MIAVVLVILWLLGIITSYSLGGFIHILLVIAVVVIVIRFLQGRRL
- a CDS encoding DUF4172 domain-containing protein, translating into MKSSVIEGESRDVAQVRSSLARRLGIDIGGLMP
- a CDS encoding sigma-54-dependent Fis family transcriptional regulator, producing MQKSSNTSPRPGTVSRSPANADSHREEQLRLLLDLSNVVNSATDVGVALNKALQLMAEHLHMMRGAITLISPNSGEIRIEAAYGLKPAEARRGRYVRGEGITGRVIETGRSMYISNVSEEPLFLNRTRSRDLGKEGISFICVPICLNDQVVGALSVDHLLVDDATLEDEMRLLTIISTLLGHAALESQGRMDEEASSPLRPRGFVGNSEVMQKVYAQIAQVAPSGTTVFLQGESGTGKELAARSIHSGSTRANKPFISLNCAALPENLIESELFGHERGAFTGANATRKGRFELANGGTLFLDEVGELSLMTQAKLLRVLQERAFERLGGMETHYVDVRFITATNRDLEKMVEEETFRRDLFYRLNVFPIFLPPLSFRPEDILPLANHFIKKYALANGRNNVRLSLSVMDMLQRYTWPGNIRELENVMERAVLLLGREGLVLPQHLPPALHGSRAAASSGLTPGLIRQGLSGSLQEQLDELERASITEALEFSQGQMGKAAASLGLTERIMALRMKKYGITYKAFRPVYRKDETE